Proteins encoded in a region of the [Limnothrix rosea] IAM M-220 genome:
- a CDS encoding 30S ribosomal protein S1, giving the protein MVSQNTTTVDIGFTHDDFAALLDKYDYHFSPGDIVPGTVFSMEPRGALIDIGAKTAAYIPIQEMSINRVDSPDEVLQAEETREFFILTDENEDGQLTLSIRRIEYMRAWERVRQLQAEDATVRSLVFATNRGGALVRIEGLRGFIPGSHISTRQAKEDLVGQELPLKFLEVDEDRNRLVLSHRRALVERKMNGLEVGEVVVGSVRGIKPYGAFIDIGGVSGLLHISEISHDHIDTPHSVFQVNDELKVMIIDLDAERGRISLSTKQLEPEPGDMLKNRELVFEKAEEMAEKYRQKLLAEAAGLTVEEQEDTADVVEIEEEYVSAVEE; this is encoded by the coding sequence ATGGTCAGTCAGAACACAACTACAGTAGATATTGGTTTTACCCACGATGATTTTGCCGCGCTTTTAGACAAGTACGATTACCATTTCAGTCCCGGAGATATTGTTCCCGGAACGGTATTTAGCATGGAGCCTAGAGGCGCACTGATTGACATTGGTGCAAAGACAGCAGCATATATTCCTATTCAGGAGATGTCCATCAACCGTGTGGATTCTCCGGATGAAGTATTACAAGCAGAAGAAACCCGTGAGTTTTTTATCCTCACTGATGAAAACGAAGATGGTCAGTTAACCCTCTCTATTCGCCGTATTGAGTACATGCGTGCTTGGGAGCGTGTGCGTCAGCTGCAAGCAGAAGATGCAACGGTTCGTTCCCTTGTTTTTGCAACCAACCGTGGTGGTGCGCTGGTTCGTATTGAGGGTTTGCGTGGATTTATTCCCGGCTCTCACATCAGCACCCGCCAAGCTAAGGAAGATTTAGTGGGTCAAGAGCTTCCCCTTAAATTCCTTGAGGTTGATGAAGATCGCAATCGCCTCGTCCTCAGCCACCGTCGCGCCCTTGTTGAGCGTAAGATGAACGGCCTTGAAGTTGGTGAGGTTGTTGTTGGTTCCGTCCGTGGTATAAAGCCCTATGGTGCATTTATTGACATCGGTGGTGTGAGTGGTTTGCTTCACATTTCCGAAATTTCCCACGATCACATTGATACACCTCATAGTGTTTTCCAAGTGAACGACGAACTTAAGGTGATGATCATTGATCTTGATGCTGAGCGTGGCCGAATCTCCCTCTCGACAAAGCAGCTTGAGCCTGAACCCGGCGATATGCTCAAGAATCGCGAGCTTGTCTTTGAGAAGGCTGAGGAAATGGCTGAAAAGTATCGTCAAAAACTCTTGGCTGAAGCGGCTGGTCTGACTGTTGAGGAGCAAGAGGATACTGCTGATGTTGTGGAAATTGAAGAGGAGTACGTCAGTGCAGTCGAAGAGTAA
- the nrdR gene encoding transcriptional regulator NrdR: MHCPYCDHTDSRVLESRATGAGRSIRRRRECLSCKHRFTTYERIEFVPVSVIKRNGQSETFDRSKIMRGMARACEKTNVSASTIEAITEDIETKLQQSPKRSISTDKIGELVLHRLRQESEVAYVRFASVYRNFQDVDDFINTLNHLQDTAEEASQWLEDTETEITPASESPASVLASTTTK; this comes from the coding sequence ATGCATTGTCCCTATTGTGACCATACAGATAGCCGTGTCCTTGAATCGAGGGCTACAGGTGCAGGACGTAGCATTCGTCGCCGCCGTGAATGTTTAAGCTGTAAGCACCGCTTCACCACCTACGAGCGCATCGAATTTGTCCCAGTTTCTGTCATCAAGCGCAATGGACAAAGCGAAACATTTGACCGCTCCAAGATCATGCGCGGTATGGCAAGAGCCTGCGAAAAAACCAATGTTTCTGCCAGCACCATCGAAGCAATTACAGAAGATATCGAAACCAAATTACAGCAGAGCCCAAAGCGTAGTATATCTACCGACAAAATCGGAGAATTAGTCCTTCACCGTTTACGACAAGAAAGCGAAGTTGCTTATGTCCGTTTTGCATCTGTATACCGCAACTTCCAAGATGTCGATGACTTTATCAATACCCTAAATCACTTGCAAGATACAGCAGAAGAAGCGAGTCAGTGGTTAGAAGATACCGAAACAGAAATCACGCCAGCCTCCGAATCCCCCGCCTCTGTTTTAGCCTCCACCACAACTAAATAA
- a CDS encoding photosystem II reaction center protein T, with product MDSVAYIVVLAMALSVLFFAIAFREPPRIEK from the coding sequence ATGGATAGTGTAGCTTACATTGTCGTCCTCGCGATGGCATTATCAGTGCTCTTCTTTGCGATCGCCTTCCGTGAGCCCCCCCGCATCGAAAAGTAA
- a CDS encoding RluA family pseudouridine synthase, with amino-acid sequence MVDTRQYLVTAEGQGQRLDLWLSLQLNDLSRSRVQKLIGQGQVVVNEVVCTAKKYKLNDGDRLIVTIPAPTTLELEPEEMSLDILFEDEHLLIVNKAANVVVHPAPGHYTGTLVHGLLAHCGDRLAGIGGVQRPGIVHRLDKDTTGAIAIAKTDQAHQHLQAQIKAKTARREYLGVVYGCPTQAAGIVDAPIDRHKVDRKKMAVLDSGRPAVTRWELQERLGNYSLLYYRLETGRTHQIRVHSAHMGNPIVGDPLYTNNRSFKVNLTGQALHARKLIVQHPITHETIEAIAPLPTEFEKLLNFLRQRG; translated from the coding sequence ATGGTTGATACTCGACAATATTTGGTTACAGCTGAAGGGCAAGGGCAACGTCTTGATCTCTGGTTATCACTGCAGTTAAATGACCTATCGCGATCTCGGGTTCAAAAACTTATTGGACAGGGACAAGTGGTTGTTAATGAGGTTGTTTGTACGGCGAAGAAATATAAATTAAATGATGGCGATCGCCTAATTGTGACCATTCCGGCACCGACGACTTTGGAGCTAGAACCGGAGGAGATGTCTTTAGATATTTTGTTTGAGGATGAGCATTTACTGATTGTCAATAAGGCCGCGAATGTGGTGGTTCATCCTGCGCCGGGTCATTACACAGGCACTCTTGTCCATGGACTGCTGGCGCACTGTGGCGATCGCCTGGCGGGGATTGGTGGTGTACAGCGGCCGGGGATTGTCCATCGTCTAGACAAGGATACGACGGGGGCGATCGCCATTGCGAAAACTGACCAAGCCCACCAACATTTACAGGCACAAATTAAGGCAAAAACTGCACGGCGAGAATATTTAGGTGTGGTCTATGGTTGTCCGACCCAAGCCGCTGGCATTGTTGATGCTCCCATTGACCGCCATAAGGTTGATCGAAAAAAAATGGCTGTGCTCGACTCTGGTCGTCCAGCGGTAACGCGGTGGGAACTGCAAGAAAGGCTGGGGAATTATTCACTTTTGTATTACCGATTAGAAACAGGTCGTACCCACCAAATCCGAGTCCATAGCGCCCATATGGGCAATCCGATCGTTGGCGATCCTCTCTATACAAATAATCGATCCTTTAAAGTAAATTTAACGGGGCAGGCGCTCCATGCTCGTAAATTGATTGTTCAGCATCCTATTACTCATGAAACCATTGAGGCGATCGCCCCTTTGCCCACAGAATTCGAAAAATTATTAAACTTCCTGCGGCAGCGCGGTTAA
- a CDS encoding hybrid sensor histidine kinase/response regulator produces the protein MNQPLFPRTPYILIVDDEPDNFDVIEGFLFAEGYHLSYLRSAKKAFIRLEKHLPDLILVDAMMPEIDGFSFCQRLKKNRQWQHIPVIMITALGHDYLAECLASGADDFLAKPINKVELRARVISMLRIKFQYDALKNSRKLRDDLTDMVVHDFTNPITTLLLQTEILDRLELSEQVKKGLSRIRRAANSLEGLRNDFLTYGKAEAGVLTLQKESFVIQDWVKDTVADFEDLAVSRRVQIQVIFADDLPKRFTGDRPLLVRVLNNLLTNALKFSPFQTTIEVHISATQNQISGETALQLAVKDFGQGIPDGQKAHIFQKYDIGKRQEKIAQTGLGLAFCQMVVEAHGGEIRIQDNQPRGTIFYVELPALTALPQEV, from the coding sequence ATGAATCAACCTTTATTTCCTAGAACACCATATATTCTTATTGTTGATGACGAGCCAGACAATTTTGACGTCATTGAAGGATTTTTATTTGCCGAAGGCTATCACCTTAGCTATCTTAGATCCGCGAAAAAAGCATTTATAAGGCTCGAAAAGCATCTTCCAGATTTGATTTTAGTTGATGCAATGATGCCAGAGATCGATGGTTTTAGTTTTTGTCAACGCCTCAAAAAAAATAGACAATGGCAACATATTCCTGTGATCATGATCACAGCATTAGGCCATGATTATTTAGCAGAATGCTTAGCAAGTGGTGCAGATGATTTCCTCGCTAAGCCGATTAATAAAGTTGAGCTGCGGGCACGGGTGATTTCGATGCTCCGTATCAAATTTCAATATGATGCCCTTAAAAATTCCCGCAAATTAAGAGATGATTTGACAGACATGGTTGTCCATGATTTTACAAATCCAATTACGACTCTTTTGCTACAAACGGAAATTCTTGATCGTTTGGAATTATCAGAACAGGTAAAAAAGGGTTTATCTCGTATTCGACGAGCGGCAAATTCTTTAGAAGGGCTACGTAATGATTTTTTGACCTATGGGAAGGCCGAGGCTGGTGTTCTGACGCTCCAGAAGGAGTCGTTTGTGATTCAAGACTGGGTTAAAGATACGGTGGCGGATTTTGAAGATCTAGCAGTATCGAGAAGGGTTCAAATCCAGGTGATTTTCGCTGATGATTTACCAAAAAGGTTTACTGGCGATCGCCCTTTGTTAGTACGAGTCTTAAATAATCTTTTAACGAATGCGTTAAAGTTTTCGCCGTTCCAAACCACCATTGAGGTGCATATTAGCGCGACTCAAAATCAGATTTCTGGTGAAACAGCACTGCAATTAGCCGTAAAAGATTTTGGGCAAGGTATTCCCGATGGGCAGAAAGCCCACATTTTTCAAAAATATGACATTGGTAAAAGGCAAGAAAAAATAGCTCAAACGGGTTTAGGATTAGCGTTTTGTCAGATGGTTGTCGAAGCCCATGGCGGTGAGATTCGCATCCAAGATAATCAGCCAAGGGGCACAATTTTTTACGTCGAGCTACCGGCTTTAACCGCGCTGCCGCAGGAAGTTTAA